From a region of the Equus przewalskii isolate Varuska chromosome 2, EquPr2, whole genome shotgun sequence genome:
- the CDKN2C gene encoding cyclin-dependent kinase 4 inhibitor C, giving the protein MAEPWGNELASAAARGDLEQLTSLLQNNVNVNAQNGFGRTALQVMKLGNPEIARRLLLRGANPDLKDRTGFAVIHDAARAGFLDTLQTLLEFQADVNIEDNEGNLPLHLAAKEGHLPVVEFLVKHTASKVGHRNHKGDTACDLARLYRRNEIVSLMEGNRAEGAANLQ; this is encoded by the exons ATGGCCGAGCCTTGGGGGAACGAGTTGGCGTCCGCAGCTGCCAGGGGGGACCTAGAGCAACTTACTAGTTTGTTGCAAAATAATGTAAACGTCAATGCACAAAATGGATTTGGAAGGACTGCGCTGCAG gtTATGAAACTTGGAAATCCCGAGATTGCCAGGAGACTACTACTCAGAGGTGCTAATCCCGATTTGAAAGACCGAACTGGTTTCGCTGTCATTCACGATGCAGCCAGAGCAGGTTTCCTGGACACTTTACAGACTTTGCTGGAGTTTCAAGCTGATGTTAACATCGAGGATAACGAAGGGAACCTGCCCTTGCACTTGGCTGCCAAAGAAGGCCACCTCCCAGTGGTGGAGTTCCTTGTGAAGCACACGGCCAGCAAAGTGGGGCATCGGAACCATAAGGGGGACACCGCTTGCGACCTGGCCAGGCTCTACCGGAGGAACGAGATCGTTAGCCTGATGGAGGGAAACCGGGCGGAGGGAGCTGCGAATCTGCAATGA